The DNA region tgaaaaaaatattgttagaaaATTTATACTGATTTATTTCATACTAGTTAgatttctatatatttcttcATAATTACATTTGGACTATTTAATtagatttttgttattttataaaataatgttttttcaattttatgaaattttaggAGAGGATGATATAGATGAAACTGGAGGGCAAATTTCAAATGTTCAGCAAGTGGATGGTTCATCTGATGCAGAAGAATCTCAAAGATTAGTTAGTATTTTACATGtagattttatatatatttttttttttatttgaatttagagcattaattgaaaaatatattttttatataggaGGAAGATGATGATTATGAACCAGaggaaagaaagaagagaaaaggCAAGAAACGAAAAGCACGTAGTGAAGATAAGAaagggaaaaaaaagaagaaaaagaaaaaatctgATTCTGGAGATGTAATTATTTCTGCTCTATTTTCCTTGAAtataattcatttaccaatatcagataatcaaataaataatgtttttgaatttttatttatatttcaaaatgtGACATTATTTATTTggttgtataatataataagctaaatatttttattttatataggaAAGTGATTTTGGAGGTGGTGGTGAAACTGGTGATGTAGGTGGAGATGATAGTGACTATGCAGGCAAcagaaaaagtagaaaatcttCCTCTAGGAAATCATCTAGTCACAATGCACCAGCTCCTTCTAGCCAGGAACCTACAACAGGCATGCCTACAATAGAGGAAGTTTGTAACACCTTTGGACTGACCGATGTACAAATTGAATACACTGATGCAGACTTCCAAAATTTAACTACTTATAAATTATTCCAACAACATGTCAGACCACTTCTTGCAAAAGAAAATCCAAAAGTAAAGCCTTTATTATAAGTAATAAGtccaaaataatattttttttcacaatttgtttatttattgcattGTAAATTTTTAGGTTCCAATGTCGAAACTTATGATGCTAGTAGCTGCCAAGTGGCGTGATTTTTCTGAATTAAATCCTCACACACAACCAGATGCGGATGTGACATCTGCAAATGTAGATGAGGATAGCAGGAATGCGAGGGCAAATCGTGGTAGTGCAGTTCAAGAAGGCGGAAGACGAAGAAGATGATGATGAAGATAGCGATAGAAAACGGAAATCGCGAGGATCTAGAGCAAAAAAGGGCAAGAAAGCTTCTAAAGTACCAACGCTTAAAATCAAACTTGGGAAACGCAAACGTGGAAGCTCAGATGAAGAAGCAGAAGGTAGTGGTGCTGGTACAGATAGAGATTCAGACATGGAATTCGAGCAGATGTTAGCAGATGCAGAAGAACCTACTGGCGCTGACGGAACGAATAAAGGAAATACAGAAGAAAGCGGTGTCGAACCACCGGCAGAGCCACCTGTTCGCAGGAAGGCAAAGACCAAAATCGGAAATAAAactaagaagaagaaaaaaacgaaAACCACGTCGAAGTTTCCAGATGGCGAAGAAGGTCTTCAGGTATAATTTATTCATCTtatcaataattattttcttctcgTCACGATATATAGgattttgaaaacattgtagaattttttgtataatgtttatatttttatatacagaCTGATCATCAAGATTATTGTGAGGTGTGTCAACAAGGTggagaaattattttatgtgaCACATGTCCTAGAGCTTATCACTTGGTGTGTTTAGAGCCTGAATTAGAAGAAACCCCAGAAGGAAAATGGAGTTGTCCCCACTGTGAAGGAGAAGGTATTACAGGTACCTTCCTTGTAACCCTGAACCTTTCATCCTCCCCAATATGTTGATGCATATTAAATCAACAAAAAGAATCATAATTTACAGAATGATTAATTTTGTTTTCAGGTGCAGCTGAAGATGACGACGAACACATGGAATTCTGTAGAATATGTAAAGATGGTGGTGAATTATTATGCTGCGATAGCTGTACTAGTGCGTACCACACACACTGTTTAAATCCACCGCTCTCGGAAATTCCTGACGGTGATTGGAAGTGTCCTAGATGTTCTTGTCCTCCTATACATGGGAAAGGTATTATAAAGTTaagaaaaaattattcattatatACCAGTAACTTATATTTAACTTTTTATATTACAAAGTTTCAAAGATTTTGACCTGGAGGTGGAAGGAATGCCCAGAAACACCCTCGGAGGAACCTTCAACAAGTAAAGCAGCTCCTAAGCAGCGTAGAATGCGTGAATTCTTCGTGAAATGGGCAGATATGTCTTACTGGCATTGTGATTGGATCACAGAATTACAACTGGATGTTTTTCATCCTCTTATGTTCAGGTATGTCATTTATCAAACAAACAacggtatttaatattttctttaataattctttgaaattttgtaattttcagaaATTACTCACGAAAGTATGATATGGATGAACCACCAAAATTAGAAGAACCGTTGGATGAAAGTGATTCTCGTGTAAAACGATTGAAAGAGCAGGATGGTGCTACAAATAGAGACGAATATAATTTAGAGGAACGATTCTATCGTTATGGAGTTCGGCCAGAATGGCTTGTAGTACATCGAGTAATTAATCACAGACTTTCAAGAGATGGTAGAGCGACGTACCTCGTTAAATGGAGGGAATTAGGATATGATCAAGCAACTTGGGAagatgaacacgaagatattccTGGGTTAAAACAGGCCATTGAGTATTACCTGGATCTCAGAGCCGCAAACTGCTGTGATGGTAGTTCCTCACGCAAGGGCAAGAAGGGTGAGAAGAGTcggttaatttattttttctttttgcaaTTTAAGTTACAAGACATAAAATGACCATATATGTTTTGTTCAGGTAAaggcaaaaaattaaaaactcgaGAACTTATTGATGATGAGGAGAGAACACCTAAGAGATATACCCCTCCACCTGACAAACCTACCACGGATCTCAAGAAAAAATATGAGCGACAGCCAGAGTATTTAGATCAAACTGGAATGCAGTTACATCCTTATCAGCTAGAAGTACATATTTTCATCGTTTTTTATCTTTAtcacaatatttatttcaacgaCCTTTACCTGATTTCATGACTTTATAGGGTTTGAATTGGTTAAGATATTCATGGGGTCAAGGCATAGATACTATTTTAGCAGACGAGATGGGATTGGGAAAAACAATTCAAACTATCACCTTTCTCTATTCGTTATATAAAGAAGGACATTGTAAAGGACCATTTTTGGTATCTGTTCCTCTATCAACTATCATTAACTGGGAACGTGAATTTGAAACCTGGGCACCTGATTTCTACTGTGTTACTTATGTTGGCAAGTATATACAAGgacaattaattaataaaaataaaaattgattgattCTCTTGACTAAATaatatgtattttaattttaggcGACAAAGATAGTCGTATTGTAATTCGTGAGAACGAATTGTCTTTTGAAGAGGGTGCTGTTCGTGGAGGCCGAGCATCAAAGATTCGATCGAATCAAATTAAGTTCAATGTTCTCCTTACAAGTTACGAACTGATTTCAATTGATTCTGCGTGTTTAGGTTCGATAGATTGGGCTGTATTAGTAGTAGACGAGGCGCATAGACTCAAATCTAACCAGTCGAAGTTTTTTAGACTATTAGCGTCTTACAATATcgcatataaattattattaaccggAACTCCTTTGCAAAATAATTTGGAAGAATTGTTTCATCTTTTGAATTTCTTGTGTCGTGATAAATTCAATGATTTAGCTGCATTCCAAAATGAATTCGCTGATATTTCGAAAGAAGAACAGGTGAAGAAATTGCATGAGTTACTTGGGCCACATATGTTGAGGAGATTAAAGGCTGATGTATTAAAGGTACTTGCAACATATTTTGTACAGGTTCAATATGTAAGTTACTCTAACTATTGTTTTTATCCATAGAATATGCCAAGCAAATCTGAATTCATTGTTCGTGTTGAATTATCGCCCatgcaaaagaaatattataaatacatattgaCGAGAAACTTTGAGGCTCTAAATCCTAAAGGCGGAGGTCAACAAGTATCGCTTTTGAACATCATGATGGATCTTAAGAAATGCTGCAATCACCCTTATTTATTCCCGGCTGCGTCTCAAGAAGCACCAACTGCACCAAACGGAACT from Lasioglossum baleicum unplaced genomic scaffold, iyLasBale1 scaffold1215, whole genome shotgun sequence includes:
- the LOC143220568 gene encoding LOW QUALITY PROTEIN: chromodomain-helicase-DNA-binding protein Mi-2 homolog (The sequence of the model RefSeq protein was modified relative to this genomic sequence to represent the inferred CDS: inserted 8 bases in 7 codons; deleted 3 bases in 3 codons), which gives rise to MASDEEVDESYAGEDDIDETGGQISNVQQVDGSSDAEESQRLEEDDDYEPEERKKRKGKKRKARSEDKKGKKKKKKKKSDSGDESDFGGGGETGDVGGDDSDYAGNRKSRKSSSRKSSSHNAPAPSSQEPTTGMPTIEEVCNTFGLTDVQIEYTDADFQNLTTYKLFQQHVRPLLAKENPKVPMSKLMMLVAAKWRDFSELNPHTQPDADVTSANVDEDSRNARANRGSAVQEGEDEEDDDEDSDRKRKSRGSRAKKGKKASKVPTLKIKLGKRKRGSSDEEAEGSGAGTDRDSDMEFEQMLADAEEPTGADGTNKGNTEESGVEPPAEPPVRRKAKTKIGNKTKKKKKTKTTSKFPDGEEGLQTDHQDYCEVCQQGGEIILCDTCPRAYHLVCLEPELEETPEGKWSCPHCEGEGITGAAEDDDEHMEFCRICKDGGELLCCDSCTSAYHTHCLNPPLSEIPDGDWKCPRCSCPPIHGKVSKILTWRWKECPETPSEEPSTSKAAPKQRRMREFFVKWADMSYWHCDWITELQLDVFHPLMFRNYSRKYDMDEPPKLEEPLDESDSRVKRLKEQDGATNRDEYNLEERFYRYGVRPEWLVVHRVINHRLSRDGRATYLVKWRELGYDQATWEDEHEDIPGLKQAIEYYLDLRAANCCDGSSSRKGKKGEKSKGKKLKTRELIDDEERTPKRYTPPPDKPTTDLKKKYERQPEYLDQTGMQLHPYQLEGLNWLRYSWGQGIDTILADEMGLGKTIQTITFLYSLYKEGHCKGPFLVSVPLSTIINWEREFETWAPDFYCVTYVGDKDSRIVIRENELSFEEGAVRGGRASKIRSNQIKFNVLLTSYELISIDSACLGSIDWAVLVVDEAHRLKSNQSKFFRLLASYNIAYKLLLTGTPLQNNLEELFHLLNFLCRDKFNDLAAFQNEFADISKEEQVKKLHELLGPHMLRRLKADVLKNMPSKSEFIVRVELSPMQKKYYKYILTRNFEALNPKGGGQQVSLLNIMMDLKKCCNHPYLFPAASQEAPTAPNGTYETSALIKAAGKLVLLSKMLKKLRDDGHRVLIFSQMTKMLDILEDYLXGEGYKYERIDGNITGAQRQEAIDRFNAPGGAQQFVFLLSTRAGGLGINLATADTVIIYDSDWNPHNDIQAFSRAHRIGQANKVMIYRFVTRNSVEERVTQVAKRKMMLTHLVVRPGXGGKGANFSKQELDDILRFGTEELFKEEEGKEDEAIHYDDKAVAELLDRSKEGIEQKENWANEYLSSFKVASYVTKEGETEEEADTEIIKQEAENTDPAYWIKLLRHHYEQQQEDLARTLGKGKRIRKQXNYNDGVVTGDQSTRDDQPWQENLSDYNSDFSAPSDDDKEDDDFDEKGDGDLLSRRSRRRLERRDEKDRPLPPLLARVMEISKYVCIIQVLGFNARQRKAXLNAIMRYGMPPQDAFNSQWLVRDLRGKSEKNFKAYVSLFMRHLCEPGADNAETFADGVPREGLSRQHVLTRIGVMSLIRKKVQEFEHINGYYSMPEMIRKPVEPVKIDGGVDGVTGTSSTSATPATSNAPSPSPAATPTPAVVLGSTNTDSNKINSDTSEVKECKEEQKDKDGADAKDVKEESKDSKEEEESNMDKDKDKEDVKKEEKDTETEVTDKEKDKADIKDEKSLAKHDEKIENAENKVKQDPEEDVVIVKDDEEESEKRKEKDNKDKDVKDCDSEAIKPKRKFMFNIADGGFTELHTLWLNEEKAAVPGREYEXWHRRHDYWLLAGIVTHGYGRWQDIQNDIRFAIINEPFKMDVGKGNFLEIKNKFLARRFKLLEQALVIEEQLRRAAYLNLTQDPNHPAMSLNARFAEVECLAESHQHLSKESLAGNKPANAVLHKVLNQLEELLSDMKSDVSRLPATLARIPPVAQRLQMSERSILSRLAATAPGGSSSQSGQAALLAQQFPAXFSGGQLPATLLXAANFGNFRPQYSVPGQPPQGFTGL